The following proteins are co-located in the Microcystis wesenbergii NRERC-220 genome:
- a CDS encoding HEAT repeat domain-containing protein, giving the protein MSDSYSPPVDNPAYTVEQAIANIQQREDLGARYYAAWWLGRFRVRQPEAISALIAALEDESDRTPDGGYPLRRNAASALGKLDDLSCLPALIACLDCEDYYVRESAAQALEMLQDRRAIAPLKKLLEGGIEVAVLVAGKPHLVQPYEAIIEALGTLQATEAIPLIEPFLKHFVEKVRYAAARALYQLTANPHYGDILINALQGEELQLRRSALMDLGATGYLPAAPAIANTLAENSLKLVALKELLEKYLKNNSRGENISEILTLMDSLL; this is encoded by the coding sequence CTTACTCTCCTCCCGTCGATAATCCGGCCTATACTGTTGAACAAGCGATCGCTAATATCCAGCAAAGAGAAGACCTAGGAGCGCGTTATTATGCCGCTTGGTGGTTGGGTAGATTTCGTGTTCGTCAACCGGAGGCGATTTCGGCGTTAATTGCCGCTTTAGAGGACGAAAGCGATCGCACTCCCGACGGCGGTTATCCCCTGCGACGCAATGCTGCCAGTGCTTTAGGGAAATTAGATGATCTCAGTTGTCTTCCCGCATTAATTGCCTGTCTCGACTGCGAGGATTATTATGTGCGTGAATCGGCGGCCCAGGCATTGGAAATGCTTCAGGATCGAAGAGCGATCGCACCTTTAAAGAAACTATTAGAGGGTGGCATCGAAGTGGCCGTTTTGGTGGCGGGAAAACCCCATTTAGTCCAACCCTACGAAGCGATTATCGAAGCCTTGGGAACCCTGCAAGCGACGGAAGCGATTCCCCTCATTGAACCGTTTTTAAAGCATTTCGTCGAAAAAGTGCGTTATGCGGCTGCCCGCGCCCTCTATCAACTCACGGCTAACCCCCACTATGGCGATATTCTGATTAATGCCTTGCAAGGGGAAGAATTACAGCTGCGTCGTTCTGCTTTAATGGATTTAGGCGCTACGGGTTATCTGCCGGCTGCTCCTGCGATCGCTAATACTTTGGCGGAAAATAGTCTGAAACTGGTTGCTCTCAAGGAACTTTTAGAAAAATATCTAAAAAACAATTCTAGGGGCGAAAATATCTCGGAAATTCTCACTTTAATGGATAGTTTATTGTAA